The following coding sequences lie in one Primulina huaijiensis isolate GDHJ02 chromosome 2, ASM1229523v2, whole genome shotgun sequence genomic window:
- the LOC140971599 gene encoding G-box-binding factor 4-like: MASSKLMASSASGKSDLKRKLSACSSTSGAIDFLRTDCTSNSHDNLVPLDGFLRNVYGERNPSPDQDHRRSVGEAESCTGTLLNAEITLLDAVGAVSRISDGEEERKLVRKTAEEVWREILAGKKSGQQPKEEMMTLEDFLVKAAAKEEEEEEKETAADVKEEKLGGEIYAYKNSGVSGIGIGVGLDVGGLGGGRGRRSLSLLEPLDKVAQQRQRRMIKNRESAARSRERKQAYQVELESMAVKLEEENERLLIEKEKLTKKRLKQLMDNVIPVVEKQKLPRVLRRVRSMSW, from the exons ATGGCGTCGTCGAAGCTTATGGCTTCTTCGGCTTCTGGGAAATCTGATCTTAAGCGGAAGCTGTCCGCGTGCTCTTCTACTTCTGGTGCTATAGATTTTCTTAGAACTGACTGCACCAGCAATTCTCACGATAATTTAGTTCCCTTGGATGGGTTTTTGAGAAATGTATACGGGGAAAGGAATCCGAGTCCTGATCAAGATCATCGCCGTTCTGTTGGTGAGGCAGAGAGTTGTACTGGTACTTTGTTGAATGCAGAGATCACTCTTTTGGATGCTGTTGGAGCTGTGTCTCGGATTAGCGATGGAGAAGAGGAACGGAAGTTGGTGAGGAAAACAGCGGAGGAAGTTTGGAGAGAGATTTTGGCTGGGAAAAAGAGTGGGCAGCAGCCAAAGGAGGAGATGATGACTTTAGAGGATTTTTTGGTGAAAGCTGCGGCaaaggaggaggaggaggaggagaagGAGACGGCGGCGGACGTTAAAGAGGAGAAGTTGGGCGGGGAGATATATGCTTACAAGAATTCTGGAGTTTCGGGAATAGGTATAGGGGTAGGATTGGATGTTGGGGGGTTGGGAGGTGGAAGAGGGAGACGGAGTCTGAGCTTGTTGGAGCCCTTGGATAAGGTGGCACAGCAAAGGCAAAGAAGGATGATTAAGAATAGGGAGAGTGCCGCCAGATCAAGGGAGCGGAAGCAG GCTTATCAAGTTGAATTGGAGTCAATGGCAGTGAAGCTAGAGGAAGAAAATGAGCGGCTGCTTATAGAAAAG GAGAAGCTGACAAAGAAGCGGCTCAAGCAG CTCATGGACAATGTGATCCCAGTAGTAGAGAAGCAAAAACTACCACGTGTATTGCGGAGAGTTCGCTCCATGTCGTGGTAA
- the LOC140958397 gene encoding UPF0496 protein At1g20180-like: MWERLKNSVIGKKDKKKIKESGKTLINVNDEYLCAVRTKSYVDFFLKVQVFVNNPSSSPKNISHGGFKEILQPGQEIITQVFESALVSTKSSCDLKSLLLNYFDISAEASKFCSQLLEVLSEIQADYRFINQVMDSITHYSSEQLSFIVPELHSCAILKNPFSYMSKQDFNHIREKHSSVVQHLKSKRKRVARKIKLIKFFNKASGVCATVACGLVAAAAMFLAVHTLTALLMGPALLSLPIKRLKKKIVKYFRFLKNGSLTRTLGLLDVAAKGAYILNRDFDTMSRLVVRLQDEIEHNKTMIQFCLEKREDRLSFEVSKELKKSELGFKKQVEELEEHVYLCLVTINRARTLVIKXKSLQYLIL; the protein is encoded by the exons ATGTGGGAAAGATTAAAAAATTCAGTGATCGGGAAGAAAG ACAAGAAGAAAATTAAAGAATCTGGTAAAACCCTCATTAATGTTAACGATGAATATCTTTGTGCGGTAAGAACCAAATCCTACGTTGATTTCTTCTTAAAAGTTCAAGTTTTCGTAAACAATCCATCTTCATCACCGAAAAATATCTCCCATGGCGGGTTCAAAGAAATCCTTCAACCTGGCCAAGAAATaattacacaagtttttgaatCAGCCCTTGTTTCAACCAAATCATCATGTGACCTTAAATCCCTTCTGTTAAATTACTTTGATATAAGTGCCGAAGCCTCGAAATTCTGCAGCCAACTTCTCGAAGTGTTGAGCGAAATTCAAGCTGATTACAGGTTCATCAATCAAGTTATGGATTCCATTACCCACTACTCCTCCGAGCAGTTGAGCTTCATCGTACCTGAGCTGCATTCTTGTGCTATTCTAAAAAACCCCTTCTCCTATATGAGCAAGCAAGATTTTAATCACATTCGTGAGAAACATTCATCTGTTGTACAACATTTGAAGTCTAAGAGGAAAAGGGTGGcaagaaaaatcaaacttattaaattttttaacaagGCTTCTGGGGTTTGCGCGACAGTAGCCTGTGGTTTAGTTGCTGCAGCAGCCATGTTTTTAGCAGTACATACTCTCACAGCTTTACTAATGGGGCCTGCACTTTTGAGTTTGCCTATAAAACGGCTGAAGAAAAAGATCGTAAAGTACTTTCGATTCTTGAAGAATGGATCTTTGACAAGAACTTTGGGGCTGCTTGATGTAGCAGCTAAGGGTGCATATATCTTGAACCGAGATTTCGACACAATGAGTCGACTAGTTGTTCGACTTCAAGATGAGATTGAACACAACAAGACAATGATTCAGTTCTGTTTGGAGAAGAGGGAAGATAGGCTTTCTTTTGAAGTGTCGAAGGAGCTTAAAAAGAGTGAATTAGGGTTCAAGAAACAGGTGGAGGAGCTTGAAGAGCACGTTTACCTCTGCCTTGTTACGATTAATCGGGCTAGAACATTGGTGATCAAGGNGAAAAGCCttcaatatttaattctttaa
- the LOC140971590 gene encoding cellulose synthase A catalytic subunit 6 [UDP-forming]-like isoform X2 → MDTKGKLVAGSHIKNEFVIIDADEIGRVTSVPGFTGQICQICGDEIELSINGEPFVACDECAFPVCRPCYEYERREGNQVCPQCKTRYRRLKGSRRVNGDEDEDEFDDLENEFDYFSHERSFHHQVSEEDLATRAVRDHSSVNPEIPLLACGQEDDAISGNKNGLMILSFMGHGKQIHHTRCTDSSMIETSVPPRPMDPKKDLAVYGYGTIAWKDRMDEWKKKQNNRLQVVRCEGDKGGDNGEELDDLGLPKMDESRQPLSRKLSIPSSKINPYRMLPKWFPIERETYLDRLSLRYEKEGKPSELLPVDIFVSTVDPKKEPPLITANTVLSILAVDYPADKVACYVSDDGAAMLTFEALSETYEFSRKWVPFCKKFSIEPRAPECYFVPRVDYLRDNVEPTFVRERRAMKREYEEFKVRINGLVATAQKVPEEGWTMQDGTPWPGNNIRDHPGIIQVFHGQNRVRDVEGNELPRLIYVSREKRPGFENHKKAGAMNALVRVSAVISNAPCLLNLDSNNYMNNSKVLREAMCFMMDPKEGKKICYVQFPQRFEGADKHDRYSNRNVVFFDINMKGLDGIQGPVYVGTGCIFRRQALYGYDAPKKAKRSGTTCNCWPKWCCCCEPEKKSKKWKLKDDKKKSNKMEDSTQIHALENLEKGVEDVERIKLEKKFGQSHGFVASTLVQDGGIPQGATPASLLQEAIHVVSCGYEDKTEWGKEVGWIYGSITEDILTCFKMHCDGWRSVYCTPKISAFKGSSPINLSDHLHEVLQRALGSVEIFFSRHCPIWYGYGCGLKILQRVSYINSVIYPLSSLFLISYCTLPAICLLTGKFIISEINNYGSIIFIGLFLSMAATSILEIQWGGIGLDDWWTNEQFWVLGGVSSHFFALIQGLLKVLTGVNMNFTVTSGSADDGEFSELYIFKWTYLLIPPMTLLIINIIGIIVGISDTIMNGYESWGPFFGRLLYALWVIVHLYPFLKGCMGKKEKLPTIILVWSILLASILTLMWVRINPFLSRDGIILDDCGLNCD, encoded by the exons ATGGATACTAAAGGGAAACTTGTGGCTGGTTCACACATCAAGAATGAATTTGTAATCATAGATGCCGATGAGATTGGAAGA GTGACATCTGTGCCGGGGTTTACCGGACAAATTTGTCAGATTTGTGGAGATGAGATCGAGCTTAGTATAAATGGGGAGCCTTTCGTTGCCTGTGATGAATGTGCATTCCCTGTTTGTAGGCCTTGCTATGAATATGAAAGGAGAGAGGGAAACCAAGTCTGTCCACAGTGCAAAACCAGATACAGGCGATTAAAAG GGAGTCGTAGAGTCAATGGAGATGAAGATGAAGACGAATTCGATGATTTAGAGAACGAATTTGATTATTTCAGCCATGAAAGGAGCTTTCATCACCAGGTTTCTGAAGAAGATCTCGCTACTCGAGCCGTACGGGATCACTCTTCTGTTAACCCGGAAATTCCTCTCCTTGCTTGTGGCCAAGAG GATGATGCAATTTCCGGGAACAAAAACGGTCTTATGATCCTTTCCTTCATGGGTCATGGAAAGCAAATCCATCATACACGCTGTACCGATTCCTCCATGATTG AAACTTCTGTGCCACCACGGCCAATGGATCCTAAGAAAGACCTGGCTGTATATGGCTATGGTACGATCGCATGGAAGGACAGAATGGACGAATGGAAGAAAAAGCAGAACAATAGACTTCAAGTAGTTAGATGTGAAGGAGATAAAGGTGGTGACAATGGAGAAGAGCTGGATGATCTTGGTTTACCCAA GATGGATGAAAGTAGACAGCCACTGTCTAGGAAGCTAAGTATTCCTTCGAGCAAGATAAACCCATATAGAATG CTTCCTAAGTGGTTCCCAATTGAGAGAGAAACATACCTGGATAGACTCTCACTAAG GTATGAGAAAGAAGGAAAGCCTTCTGAGCTGCTGCCTGTGGATATATTTGTTAGTACAGTGGATCCCAAGAAAGAACCTCCCCTCATTACTGCCAACACAGTTCTTTCTATACTTGCTGTTGATTACCCGGCGGATAAGGTTGCATGCTATGTCTCGGATGATGGTGCTGCCATGCTTACTTTTGAAGCTCTTTCTGAGACATATGAGTTTTCCAGGAAATGGGTTCCATTCTGCAAGAAATTTAGCATAGAACCTCGAGCACCTGAGTGTTATTTTGTTCCGAGGGTCGATTATTTGAGAGACAATGTAGAACCAACGTTTGTGAGGGAACGCCGTGCAATGAAG AGAGAATACGAAGAGTTCAAAGTTCGAATTAATGGATTGGTTGCCACGGCACAGAAGGTTCCTGAGGAAGGTTGGACCATGCAGGATGGAACTCCATGGCCGGGGAATAATATCCGGGATCACCCTGGAATAATCCAG GTATTCCATGGTCAAAATAGGGTTCGAGATGTTGAAGGGAATGAGTTGCCTCGTCTTATATATGTTTCTCGTGAGAAAAGGCCGGGATTCGAAAATCACAAAAAAGCCGGGGCTATGAATGCTTTG GTACGGGTGTCAGCTGTCATCTCAAATGCTCCTTGCTTACTCAATCTTGATTCCAACAACTACATGAATAACAGCAAGGTTCTCAGAGAAGCTATGTGTTTCATGATGGACCCTAAGGAGGGCAAGAAAATATGCTACGTGCAGTTTCCACAAAGATTTGAAGGAGCTGATAAACATGATAGATATTCAAATCGTAACGTTGTCTTTTTTGAT ATAAATATGAAAGGACTTGATGGGATACAAGGCCCAGTTTATGTTGGAACTGGATGCATATTCAGGAGGCAAGCCCTTTATGGATATGACGCCCCTAAGAAGGCGAAACGATCTGGTACCACATGCAACTGTTGGCCAAAATGGTGTTGCTGCTGTGAACCTGAAAAGAAGAGTAAGAAATGGAAATTAAAGGATGATAAGAAAAAGAGCAATAAGATGGAAGATTCAACTCAAATTCATGCTCTTGAAAATCTTGAGAAAGGGGTAGAAG ATGTCGAAAGAATAAAATTAGAGAAAAAATTTGGACAATCACATGGTTTTGTCGCATCAACTCTTGTACAGGATGGAGGCATTCCTCAGGGTGCAACACCTGCTTCCCTCTTGCAAGAAGCCATACATGTCGTTAGTTGTGGTTATGAAGATAAAACAGAATGGGGAAAAGAG GTTGGTTGGATTTATGGTTCGATTACAGAAGATATTTTAACCTGTTTTAAGATGCACTGCGATGGATGGCGATCTGTGTACTGCACTCCCAAAATATCGGCATTCAAGGGATCGTCTCCAATCAATCTATCAGATCATTTACATGAGGTTCTTCAAAGGGCCTTAGGATCGGTTGAAATTTTCTTCAGCAGGCATTGCCCTATTTGGTATGGATATGGATGTGGCCTGAAAATACTACAAAGAGTTTCGTACATTAATTCCGTTATATATCCCTTGTCGTcacttttcttgatttcttattGCACCCTGCCAGCAATTTGCCTTCTTACAGGAAAATTCATCATCTCTGAG ATCAATAACTATGGAAGTATAATCTTCATAGGCCTATTTCTATCGATGGCTGCCACTAGTATCCTTGAGATTCAGTGGGGCGGCATAGGACTCGACGACTGGTGGACAAATGAGCAATTTTGGGTGCTCGGGGGTGTTTCATCCCATTTTTTCGCTCTCATTCAAGGTCTCCTAAAGGTTTTGACCGGCGTAAACATGAACTTCACTGTTACATCCGGAAGCGCCGATGACGGAGAATTTTCCGAACTTTACATCTTCAAATGGACATATTTGTTAATTCCTCCTATGACTTTGTTGATCATCAACATCATTGGAATCATAGTTGGGATTTCAGACACTATCATGAACGGGTACGAATCATGGGGACCTTTTTTTGGCAGACTTTTATATGCATTATGGGTGATCGTTCATTTATATCCGTTTCTCAAAGGTTGCATgggtaaaaaagaaaaacttcCCACCATTATTCTTGTATGGTCGATTCTTCTGGCTTCTATTTTAACGTTAATGTGGGTACGTATCAACCCGTTTTTGTCGAGAGATGGAATCATACTAGATGATTGTGGGTTGAATTGTGATTAG
- the LOC140971592 gene encoding uncharacterized protein, which produces MAVLVSPAVTRTAVNTPPYAASVKVKFPLFSSLQFPKELRILNTRSKSLKCETRPRSLTLVASKKEIFASFDELLERSDKPVFVDFYATWCGPCQFMVPVLEEVSSLMKDKIQVVKIDTEKYPTIANEYKIEALPTFILFVDGKPCDRFEGAMAAEKLVERIETSLQVKQ; this is translated from the exons ATGGCCGTTTTAGTTTCGCCCGCAGTCACCAGAACCGCCGTGAATACGCCGCCGTATGCCGCATCGGTGAAAGTGAAGTTTCCGCTATTTTCTTCTCTTCAATTTCCGAAGGAGCTCCGTATTTTGAATACTCGGAGCAAGTCCCTCAAATGTGAAACTAGACCCCGGAGCCTCACGCTG GTTGCATCAAAGAAGGAGATATTTGCTTCTTTTGACGAGTTGTTGGAAAGATCTGATAAACCAGTGTTTGTCGATTTCTATGCAACTTG GTGTGGTCCTTGCCAGTTCATGGTTCCTGTTCTGGAAGAAGTGAGCTCTTTAATGAAAGATAAGATTCAGGTGGTCAAAATCGACACTGAAAAGTATCCCACAATTGCAAACGAATACAAAATTGAGGCATTACCAACTTTCATTTTGTTTGTGGATGGGAAACCATGTGATCGATTT GAGGGTGCGATGGCTGCGGAGAAGCTCGTTGAACGCATCGAGACTTCGCTGCAAGTCAAGCAGTAG
- the LOC140971591 gene encoding abscisic stress-ripening protein 2-like, translated as MSQEKHHHHGLFHHHKEEEPVAVVYTENVSGVDDNTGLGYETTDTVGYVGERPHHDYEKDRKEHKHKEHLGEMGAVAAGAFALYEKHEAKKDPDHKHRHKIEEEIAGAVAVGAGGYTFHEHHEKKEVKEEEEERGEGKKHHHLF; from the exons ATGTCTCAGGAGAAGCATCACCACCACGGCCTTTTCCACCACCACAAGGAGGAGGAGCCGGTTGCGGTGGTTTACACGGAAAACGTTTCTGGCGTGGATGACAATACCGGCCTCGGCTACGAAACCACAGACACTGTTGGTTACGTTGGGGAAAGGCCACACCATGATTATGAAAAGGACAGAAAGGAGCATAAGCATAAGGAACACCTGGGCGAGATGGGAGCTGTGGCTGCCGGTGCTTTTGCCTTG TACGAGAAACACGAGGCAAAGAAAGACCCGGATCACAAGCACAGGCACAAGATAGAGGAAGAGATCGCGGGTGCGGTGGCCGTGGGAGCCGGTGGCTACACATTCCACGAGCATCACGAGAAGAAAGAAGTCaaggaggaagaagaagaaagggGCGAGGGAAAGAAGCACCACCACCTCTtttga
- the LOC140971593 gene encoding protein PHLOEM UNLOADING MODULATOR-like, translating to MSPAPNSWCCLRSLSIGGLGFTAIAYVGIDYLRHISPPWHDRLQPFLWAALAIAAVIRVLFYKHWSLELRAAIPFILSLIFMLSALLFEAISVRSVTAVLGLDWHNATAPLPDVGQWLLLALNEKLPPTVVDILRARIIGLHHFLMLFIMLAFSVLFDSIEAPGLGLGARYMFAMGIGRLLRAIAFVSTILPSPRPWCASARFKVPPQPHRWAQKYYVPYSTDSNAIRHIIQHDFAYAVAGDLGLAFQPEWGAMNFLADFLRPTASEASSSWLNLLKKAGGGCNDLLYSGHMLVAVLTAMAWTEAYGGFSSALIWILVLHSAQREIRERHHYSVDCIVAIYMGIFLWKMTGFFGPTKNTARDRRLNKLAKIQNRLLQAAKDSDMDEVRELLKEVELSSQVGQKPKSKGMWLFSGATIVFTLVMVLLAFTLTSDG from the exons ATGAGTCCCGCGCCTAACTCCTGGTGCTGCCTCCGTTCGCTTAGTATCGGCGGTCTGGGCTTCACCGCAATTGCATATGTGGGCATAGATTACCTTCGCCACATATCGCCGCCCTGGCACGATCGGCTGCAGCCCTTTCTTTGGGCTGCTCTAGCTATTGCCGCCGTTATACGGGTCCTATTTTACAAGCACTGGTCTTTGGAGCTACGAGCCGCCATTCCCTTTATCCTCTCGTTGATTTTTATGCTCTCAGCTCTTCTCTTTGAAGCCATTTCTGTCCGATCTGTTACCGCTGTTCTCGGGCTCGACTGGCACAA TGCTACAGCACCTCTTCCTGATGTCGGCCAGTGGTTGCTGCTTGCATTGAATGAGAAATTGCCTCCAACAGTGGTTGATATTTTGAGAGCTCGTATCATTGGATTGCACCATTTCTTGATGTTGTTCATAATGCTTGCATTCTCAGTATTATTTGACTCCATCGAAGCCCCTGGCCTAGGCCTAGGTGCGAGGTACATGTTCGCCATGGGTATTGGGCGGCTTCTTCGGGCGATAGCTTTTGTGTCTACGATACTTCCTTCACCGCGCCCGTGGTGTGCATCTGCTCGGTTTAAAGTCCCTCCACAACCTCATCGGTGGGCTCAGAAGTATTATGTTCCGTATTCTACAGATTCTAACGCTATACGACACATCATTCAACATGATTTCGCATATG CTGTTGCAGGAGATCTTGGCCTTGCTTTCCAACCAGAGTGGGGGGCGATGAACTTTCTTGCTGATTTTCTTCGACCTACAGCTTCTGAGGCATCTTCTTCATGGCTCAATCTTTTGAAAAAAGCTGGTGGTGGATGCAACGACCTACTATACAGTGGCCATATGCTTGTTGCGGTCTTGACAGCTATGGCCTGGACA GAAGCTTATGGTGGGTTCAGCTCAGCACTTATCTGGATCCTCGTCTTACACAGCGCACAACGAGAAATCCGGGAACGCCACCATTACAGCGTGGACTGCATTGTAGCCATCTACATGGGCATCTTTCTGTGGAAAATGACAGGTTTTTTCGGGCCAACAAAGAACACTGCCAGAGATAGGAGGCTAAATAAACTTGCGAAAATACAAAACAGATTACTGCAAGCGGCCAAAGACTCGGATATGGATGAAGTGAGGGAACTTCTTAAAGAGGTGGAGTTGAGCAGCCAAGTTGGCCAGAAACCGAAAAGCAAGGGTATGTGGCTGTTTTCGGGTGCAACCATTGTCTTCACACTTGTAATGGTACTTCTTGCTTTCACATTGACAAGTGATGGCTGA
- the LOC140971590 gene encoding cellulose synthase A catalytic subunit 5 [UDP-forming]-like isoform X1, with protein sequence MDTKGKLVAGSHIKNEFVIIDADEIGRVTSVPGFTGQICQICGDEIELSINGEPFVACDECAFPVCRPCYEYERREGNQVCPQCKTRYRRLKGSRRVNGDEDEDEFDDLENEFDYFSHERSFHHQVSEEDLATRAVRDHSSVNPEIPLLACGQEDDAISGNKNGLMILSFMGHGKQIHHTRCTDSSMIETSVPPRPMDPKKDLAVYGYGTIAWKDRMDEWKKKQNNRLQVVRCEGDKGGDNGEELDDLGLPKMDESRQPLSRKLSIPSSKINPYRMVILLRIAILCLFIHYRILHPVNDAYGLWLTSIICEIWFGFSWIFDQLPKWFPIERETYLDRLSLRYEKEGKPSELLPVDIFVSTVDPKKEPPLITANTVLSILAVDYPADKVACYVSDDGAAMLTFEALSETYEFSRKWVPFCKKFSIEPRAPECYFVPRVDYLRDNVEPTFVRERRAMKREYEEFKVRINGLVATAQKVPEEGWTMQDGTPWPGNNIRDHPGIIQVFHGQNRVRDVEGNELPRLIYVSREKRPGFENHKKAGAMNALVRVSAVISNAPCLLNLDSNNYMNNSKVLREAMCFMMDPKEGKKICYVQFPQRFEGADKHDRYSNRNVVFFDINMKGLDGIQGPVYVGTGCIFRRQALYGYDAPKKAKRSGTTCNCWPKWCCCCEPEKKSKKWKLKDDKKKSNKMEDSTQIHALENLEKGVEDVERIKLEKKFGQSHGFVASTLVQDGGIPQGATPASLLQEAIHVVSCGYEDKTEWGKEVGWIYGSITEDILTCFKMHCDGWRSVYCTPKISAFKGSSPINLSDHLHEVLQRALGSVEIFFSRHCPIWYGYGCGLKILQRVSYINSVIYPLSSLFLISYCTLPAICLLTGKFIISEINNYGSIIFIGLFLSMAATSILEIQWGGIGLDDWWTNEQFWVLGGVSSHFFALIQGLLKVLTGVNMNFTVTSGSADDGEFSELYIFKWTYLLIPPMTLLIINIIGIIVGISDTIMNGYESWGPFFGRLLYALWVIVHLYPFLKGCMGKKEKLPTIILVWSILLASILTLMWVRINPFLSRDGIILDDCGLNCD encoded by the exons ATGGATACTAAAGGGAAACTTGTGGCTGGTTCACACATCAAGAATGAATTTGTAATCATAGATGCCGATGAGATTGGAAGA GTGACATCTGTGCCGGGGTTTACCGGACAAATTTGTCAGATTTGTGGAGATGAGATCGAGCTTAGTATAAATGGGGAGCCTTTCGTTGCCTGTGATGAATGTGCATTCCCTGTTTGTAGGCCTTGCTATGAATATGAAAGGAGAGAGGGAAACCAAGTCTGTCCACAGTGCAAAACCAGATACAGGCGATTAAAAG GGAGTCGTAGAGTCAATGGAGATGAAGATGAAGACGAATTCGATGATTTAGAGAACGAATTTGATTATTTCAGCCATGAAAGGAGCTTTCATCACCAGGTTTCTGAAGAAGATCTCGCTACTCGAGCCGTACGGGATCACTCTTCTGTTAACCCGGAAATTCCTCTCCTTGCTTGTGGCCAAGAG GATGATGCAATTTCCGGGAACAAAAACGGTCTTATGATCCTTTCCTTCATGGGTCATGGAAAGCAAATCCATCATACACGCTGTACCGATTCCTCCATGATTG AAACTTCTGTGCCACCACGGCCAATGGATCCTAAGAAAGACCTGGCTGTATATGGCTATGGTACGATCGCATGGAAGGACAGAATGGACGAATGGAAGAAAAAGCAGAACAATAGACTTCAAGTAGTTAGATGTGAAGGAGATAAAGGTGGTGACAATGGAGAAGAGCTGGATGATCTTGGTTTACCCAA GATGGATGAAAGTAGACAGCCACTGTCTAGGAAGCTAAGTATTCCTTCGAGCAAGATAAACCCATATAGAATGGTTATTCTACTTCGAATAGCTATCCTTTGTTTGTTCATTCATTATAGAATTCTTCATCCTGTCAATGATGCATATGGATTGTGGTTAACGTCGATTATATGTGAGATATGGTTTGGTTTCTCATGGATATTTGATCAGCTTCCTAAGTGGTTCCCAATTGAGAGAGAAACATACCTGGATAGACTCTCACTAAG GTATGAGAAAGAAGGAAAGCCTTCTGAGCTGCTGCCTGTGGATATATTTGTTAGTACAGTGGATCCCAAGAAAGAACCTCCCCTCATTACTGCCAACACAGTTCTTTCTATACTTGCTGTTGATTACCCGGCGGATAAGGTTGCATGCTATGTCTCGGATGATGGTGCTGCCATGCTTACTTTTGAAGCTCTTTCTGAGACATATGAGTTTTCCAGGAAATGGGTTCCATTCTGCAAGAAATTTAGCATAGAACCTCGAGCACCTGAGTGTTATTTTGTTCCGAGGGTCGATTATTTGAGAGACAATGTAGAACCAACGTTTGTGAGGGAACGCCGTGCAATGAAG AGAGAATACGAAGAGTTCAAAGTTCGAATTAATGGATTGGTTGCCACGGCACAGAAGGTTCCTGAGGAAGGTTGGACCATGCAGGATGGAACTCCATGGCCGGGGAATAATATCCGGGATCACCCTGGAATAATCCAG GTATTCCATGGTCAAAATAGGGTTCGAGATGTTGAAGGGAATGAGTTGCCTCGTCTTATATATGTTTCTCGTGAGAAAAGGCCGGGATTCGAAAATCACAAAAAAGCCGGGGCTATGAATGCTTTG GTACGGGTGTCAGCTGTCATCTCAAATGCTCCTTGCTTACTCAATCTTGATTCCAACAACTACATGAATAACAGCAAGGTTCTCAGAGAAGCTATGTGTTTCATGATGGACCCTAAGGAGGGCAAGAAAATATGCTACGTGCAGTTTCCACAAAGATTTGAAGGAGCTGATAAACATGATAGATATTCAAATCGTAACGTTGTCTTTTTTGAT ATAAATATGAAAGGACTTGATGGGATACAAGGCCCAGTTTATGTTGGAACTGGATGCATATTCAGGAGGCAAGCCCTTTATGGATATGACGCCCCTAAGAAGGCGAAACGATCTGGTACCACATGCAACTGTTGGCCAAAATGGTGTTGCTGCTGTGAACCTGAAAAGAAGAGTAAGAAATGGAAATTAAAGGATGATAAGAAAAAGAGCAATAAGATGGAAGATTCAACTCAAATTCATGCTCTTGAAAATCTTGAGAAAGGGGTAGAAG ATGTCGAAAGAATAAAATTAGAGAAAAAATTTGGACAATCACATGGTTTTGTCGCATCAACTCTTGTACAGGATGGAGGCATTCCTCAGGGTGCAACACCTGCTTCCCTCTTGCAAGAAGCCATACATGTCGTTAGTTGTGGTTATGAAGATAAAACAGAATGGGGAAAAGAG GTTGGTTGGATTTATGGTTCGATTACAGAAGATATTTTAACCTGTTTTAAGATGCACTGCGATGGATGGCGATCTGTGTACTGCACTCCCAAAATATCGGCATTCAAGGGATCGTCTCCAATCAATCTATCAGATCATTTACATGAGGTTCTTCAAAGGGCCTTAGGATCGGTTGAAATTTTCTTCAGCAGGCATTGCCCTATTTGGTATGGATATGGATGTGGCCTGAAAATACTACAAAGAGTTTCGTACATTAATTCCGTTATATATCCCTTGTCGTcacttttcttgatttcttattGCACCCTGCCAGCAATTTGCCTTCTTACAGGAAAATTCATCATCTCTGAG ATCAATAACTATGGAAGTATAATCTTCATAGGCCTATTTCTATCGATGGCTGCCACTAGTATCCTTGAGATTCAGTGGGGCGGCATAGGACTCGACGACTGGTGGACAAATGAGCAATTTTGGGTGCTCGGGGGTGTTTCATCCCATTTTTTCGCTCTCATTCAAGGTCTCCTAAAGGTTTTGACCGGCGTAAACATGAACTTCACTGTTACATCCGGAAGCGCCGATGACGGAGAATTTTCCGAACTTTACATCTTCAAATGGACATATTTGTTAATTCCTCCTATGACTTTGTTGATCATCAACATCATTGGAATCATAGTTGGGATTTCAGACACTATCATGAACGGGTACGAATCATGGGGACCTTTTTTTGGCAGACTTTTATATGCATTATGGGTGATCGTTCATTTATATCCGTTTCTCAAAGGTTGCATgggtaaaaaagaaaaacttcCCACCATTATTCTTGTATGGTCGATTCTTCTGGCTTCTATTTTAACGTTAATGTGGGTACGTATCAACCCGTTTTTGTCGAGAGATGGAATCATACTAGATGATTGTGGGTTGAATTGTGATTAG